One bacterium genomic window carries:
- a CDS encoding PEGA domain-containing protein — MLLFRNVIISQESINPQARRRALIRIWVASALMLAATAMGVLSWLRDESAVLIVTSSPDGGEVVLNYRPTGANTNAYISDLPADSVIVTLRQDGFRPIPQEQRIRLQAGDTTRLAFFLQPIARSDLRELPRSNGTPYKWQWKYVEINSDPPGAHVIIDDVPTGLLTPANFVFDRGLHHLQAHWPNGAKSFKNVIIEPSSTQPNILFRPATYIKPEE, encoded by the coding sequence TTGTTATTATTCCGAAACGTGATTATCAGTCAGGAATCTATCAATCCGCAGGCACGTCGGCGCGCTCTGATCCGAATATGGGTCGCGTCAGCACTCATGCTCGCCGCCACCGCGATGGGCGTCTTGTCATGGCTGCGCGATGAGTCCGCCGTGTTGATTGTCACGTCGTCACCGGACGGAGGGGAAGTCGTCTTGAACTACCGCCCAACCGGAGCCAATACAAACGCGTACATATCCGACCTTCCCGCAGATTCGGTCATTGTCACGCTGCGCCAGGACGGGTTTCGCCCGATTCCGCAGGAACAGCGCATCCGCTTACAAGCCGGAGATACAACGCGTCTGGCTTTCTTCTTGCAACCGATTGCACGAAGTGACCTGAGGGAACTTCCCAGGTCCAACGGCACTCCATATAAGTGGCAATGGAAGTATGTGGAAATCAACTCCGATCCGCCCGGTGCGCATGTTATCATTGACGACGTTCCCACCGGTCTGCTGACACCGGCGAATTTCGTTTTCGACCGTGGATTGCATCACTTGCAGGCACATTGGCCCAATGGTGCTAAATCCTTCAAAAACGTCATCATCGAACCGTCTTCTACTCAGCCCAATATCCTGTTCCGACCGGCAACATACATCAAACCTGAAGAATGA
- a CDS encoding DUF3566 domain-containing protein, with translation MTRREITRIEPRSAVRVGFFLGLLFGILFGLYSAFLLKGMGDAGLQMFGGAEAAQLKSLGGVSTLFMALFMGLMGALFYSLVSGLCAVVYNLAAKWFGGIEYQVQETDENAPPVRGGASDE, from the coding sequence ATGACACGACGCGAAATTACCCGCATTGAACCTCGCAGCGCCGTCCGGGTCGGGTTCTTTCTCGGACTGCTCTTCGGCATCCTGTTTGGTTTGTACAGTGCATTCCTGCTGAAGGGAATGGGCGACGCCGGATTGCAGATGTTCGGCGGGGCGGAGGCCGCGCAGTTGAAGTCCCTCGGCGGTGTCTCCACGCTGTTCATGGCGCTGTTCATGGGACTGATGGGCGCGCTTTTCTATTCGCTCGTGAGCGGGTTGTGTGCGGTCGTGTATAACCTTGCTGCTAAATGGTTTGGCGGGATTGAGTATCAAGTTCAGGAAACCGATGAAAACGCGCCGCCTGTCCGCGGCGGAGCCTCTGATGAATGA
- a CDS encoding glutamate--tRNA ligase, whose translation MNEIRVRFAPSPTGYLHVGGARTAIFNWLFARSVGGKFLVRIEDTDPQRSRGELAQIILDGLEWLGLHSDEEIVYQSDRKPRFVEVAHELIARGRAYHDFTTLEKLEKMRADSQAKGEASFRFKADLEKVRAEAPERLKRGEPYAVRFAAPSEDIGWMDLVHGRVNYKGDELEDFVLLRSDGSPTYHLSVVCDDHDMRISHILRGDDHISNTPKQIALYRAMEWDVPQFGHVPLILGPDKKRLSKRTGAASVGEFQEKGFLPQALFNFLTLLGWSPGKGDREIFTRDELVKVFTTDGIQPRSAVFDEAKLEWMNGEHLRMLPETDALDYLAAHAKDTNITRVQLANAWPLVKSRVRMPRDIFEEQPYLFNDPDEYDSKGVEKHLADPAVFDYLSLYMSRLSDIPFVPAALETCLREIADKHGVKAGQLIHPVRLALTGKTVSPGLFELMEALGRETTVRRLNKLLRQFTTA comes from the coding sequence ATGAATGAAATTCGAGTTAGATTCGCACCCAGTCCCACTGGATATCTGCATGTCGGCGGTGCCCGCACTGCCATCTTTAACTGGCTCTTTGCCCGTTCGGTGGGTGGCAAGTTTCTTGTCCGTATCGAAGACACCGACCCGCAGCGTTCACGCGGAGAACTCGCGCAGATAATTCTCGACGGGCTGGAGTGGCTTGGACTTCATTCCGACGAGGAGATTGTCTATCAATCCGACAGAAAGCCACGTTTCGTCGAAGTTGCCCACGAACTCATCGCTCGCGGACGAGCCTATCACGATTTCACCACCCTCGAAAAGCTTGAGAAAATGCGCGCTGATTCGCAGGCGAAAGGCGAAGCGTCCTTTCGTTTCAAGGCCGATTTGGAAAAAGTCCGTGCCGAAGCTCCCGAGCGACTCAAACGGGGTGAACCCTACGCTGTGCGCTTTGCCGCTCCATCTGAAGATATCGGGTGGATGGATTTGGTGCACGGCAGAGTAAACTACAAGGGAGACGAACTTGAGGACTTTGTCCTGCTCCGTTCCGACGGCTCGCCGACTTACCATCTGTCTGTTGTATGCGATGACCATGATATGCGCATCTCGCATATTCTCCGTGGTGACGACCACATTTCCAATACACCGAAACAAATCGCGCTGTATCGCGCCATGGAGTGGGACGTCCCGCAGTTCGGACATGTCCCCTTGATTCTTGGCCCGGACAAAAAGAGACTTTCGAAACGTACCGGAGCCGCGTCAGTCGGCGAGTTTCAGGAGAAAGGTTTTCTTCCTCAGGCGCTGTTCAATTTCCTGACCTTGCTTGGCTGGTCGCCCGGAAAAGGTGACCGCGAAATCTTCACCCGGGACGAGCTGGTCAAAGTCTTTACGACAGACGGAATCCAGCCGCGCAGCGCCGTCTTTGATGAAGCTAAACTCGAGTGGATGAACGGCGAACATCTGCGTATGCTGCCCGAGACCGATGCACTCGACTACTTGGCGGCGCACGCAAAAGACACCAACATCACGCGGGTGCAGCTTGCCAACGCATGGCCGCTTGTAAAATCGCGTGTGCGCATGCCTCGCGATATCTTCGAGGAACAGCCCTATCTTTTCAATGACCCCGACGAGTACGATTCCAAGGGTGTCGAGAAGCATCTTGCTGACCCTGCTGTGTTCGATTACTTAAGTCTGTACATGTCGCGGCTTTCCGACATTCCCTTTGTTCCTGCAGCGCTTGAAACATGTTTGCGCGAGATTGCCGACAAACACGGAGTGAAAGCCGGTCAACTGATTCATCCGGTTCGCCTTGCATTGACCGGAAAAACTGTCAGCCCCGGACTGTTTGAATTGATGGAAGCGTTAGGCCGTGAAACTACCGTAAGACGGTTAAACAAACTGCTGCGGCAGTTCACTACCGCGTGA
- a CDS encoding YjgP/YjgQ family permease — MTLLDRYILSAFARSFFFAMLAAAIIFVTIDLVEHLDKFVDAGVGFDLVGRYYLLYLPFIVYLTIPVGVLLATLFTIGGFVYRNELTAMQASGVSLWRILFLLLVATAPLAGTVWYLGETVVPKLNFERKEMYRVEVRKGKGSVSSRQGRIYLQTSPTEFLKMESYDPKITTGYRVQLQAVEDGKVRFRVEADSLRYVDSSWIFTNAKVTEFSDRNVSLVERDSIVRTDFKFTPDDLIRLNIEPEEMSYKDIQSLVGRLQAAGIRAARWSVDLAFKFSQPFATFIIVLFGVPFAAFRRRGGLVLGFGLSLLVCFVYFGFQQVGKILGYGGALSPLWAAWIGNLVFGVIGLFLVWRAPK; from the coding sequence GTGACCCTGCTCGATCGCTATATACTCTCCGCGTTCGCGCGGAGTTTTTTCTTTGCGATGCTCGCCGCCGCGATCATCTTTGTTACGATTGACCTCGTTGAGCATCTGGACAAGTTTGTCGACGCCGGCGTCGGGTTCGACCTCGTCGGCCGCTACTACCTGCTCTACCTCCCCTTCATCGTCTATCTGACCATCCCGGTCGGTGTTCTCCTCGCTACGCTGTTCACTATCGGAGGATTTGTCTATCGCAACGAGCTGACCGCCATGCAGGCGTCCGGTGTCAGTTTATGGCGTATTCTCTTCTTGCTGCTCGTCGCAACAGCGCCGCTCGCCGGAACCGTATGGTACCTCGGGGAAACGGTCGTCCCCAAACTGAATTTCGAACGCAAGGAAATGTATCGTGTCGAAGTGCGAAAAGGAAAAGGCTCCGTTTCGTCTCGTCAAGGTCGCATCTATCTGCAGACGTCTCCGACTGAATTCCTGAAAATGGAAAGCTACGACCCGAAGATTACCACCGGCTACCGGGTACAGCTGCAGGCGGTTGAAGATGGAAAGGTAAGATTTCGCGTGGAAGCGGACAGCCTGAGGTATGTGGACAGTTCGTGGATTTTCACCAACGCGAAAGTGACGGAGTTCAGCGATCGCAATGTCTCACTTGTCGAACGTGACTCCATCGTCCGCACGGACTTCAAATTCACGCCTGATGACCTCATCCGGCTGAACATCGAGCCCGAGGAAATGAGCTACAAAGACATTCAGAGCCTTGTCGGTCGGCTGCAGGCCGCTGGTATTCGCGCGGCGCGATGGTCAGTGGACTTGGCGTTCAAATTCTCTCAGCCGTTCGCGACGTTCATTATTGTTCTCTTTGGAGTGCCATTTGCCGCCTTCCGGCGTCGCGGAGGATTAGTGCTCGGCTTCGGTTTATCCCTGCTGGTTTGCTTCGTCTATTTCGGTTTTCAGCAAGTCGGCAAGATTCTCGGCTACGGCGGTGCGTTGTCGCCGTTGTGGGCGGCATGGATTGGCAACCTCGTCTTCGGAGTCATCGGTCTGTTTCTCGTCTGGCGAGCACCAAAGTAA
- a CDS encoding adenosylhomocysteinase, which translates to MSTAATKSKKAPATTAASYHVADESLAPKGKNRILWADRDMPVLAEIRARFEKEKPLKGYRMSACLHVTAETANLARTLKAGGAELVLVASNPLSTQDDVAASLVKDFGIRTYAIKGEDNKTYYQHLDAAMRHNPAITMDDGADLVHGLHTTHVEYGEQIVASLEETTTGVIRLKALHKEGKLRFPVFAVNDADTKHLFDNRYGTGQSTLDGIIRATDVLIAGRVVVVAGYGWCGKGFAMRAKGHGAEVVVTEINPVRALEARMDGFRVMPMKDAAPIGDIFCTVTGNMHVIRPEHFEKMKDGAYVCNSGHFDIELDLKGLGEISKRVEKNVVPFVDRYTLKSGSTVNVIAEGRLVNLGAAHGHPASVMDMSFATQALTTEHAIKNHKKLGIEVHDVPAAIEDYVSTLKLKTMGVKIDKLTPEQKKYLAAWEMGT; encoded by the coding sequence ATGTCAACTGCAGCAACCAAAAGCAAGAAGGCACCTGCGACGACTGCGGCGAGCTACCATGTAGCCGATGAGAGTCTCGCCCCCAAGGGTAAGAACAGAATTTTGTGGGCTGACCGGGACATGCCGGTTCTGGCCGAGATTCGCGCACGATTCGAGAAGGAGAAGCCGCTGAAGGGTTACCGGATGTCGGCGTGCCTGCACGTGACGGCAGAGACCGCGAACTTGGCGCGGACATTGAAGGCAGGCGGCGCGGAACTAGTGCTTGTGGCATCGAATCCTCTTTCAACACAGGATGACGTCGCGGCCTCGCTTGTGAAGGATTTCGGCATACGCACCTACGCCATCAAGGGCGAAGACAATAAGACATATTACCAGCATCTTGACGCGGCGATGCGGCATAATCCGGCCATCACAATGGACGACGGTGCCGATCTCGTTCACGGATTGCACACAACGCACGTCGAATACGGTGAACAGATCGTTGCCTCGCTCGAAGAGACGACGACCGGTGTGATTCGTTTGAAGGCACTGCACAAGGAAGGCAAGCTGCGGTTTCCGGTTTTTGCCGTGAACGACGCGGACACGAAGCATTTGTTCGACAACCGTTACGGCACGGGTCAGTCCACTCTTGACGGAATCATTCGCGCGACAGACGTTTTGATTGCGGGACGAGTGGTGGTCGTTGCCGGATACGGTTGGTGCGGCAAGGGCTTTGCGATGCGGGCGAAGGGTCACGGGGCGGAAGTCGTGGTCACGGAGATCAACCCGGTGCGCGCGCTTGAGGCCCGCATGGACGGGTTTCGTGTCATGCCGATGAAGGATGCCGCGCCGATCGGCGATATATTCTGCACGGTGACAGGCAATATGCACGTGATTCGACCGGAGCATTTCGAGAAGATGAAGGACGGCGCCTATGTTTGCAACAGCGGCCACTTTGACATTGAGCTTGACCTAAAGGGTTTGGGCGAGATTTCGAAGCGCGTCGAGAAGAACGTGGTGCCGTTTGTTGACCGTTACACACTGAAGAGCGGTTCGACGGTGAATGTTATCGCCGAGGGACGCCTGGTGAATCTGGGCGCAGCACACGGTCATCCGGCCTCGGTGATGGACATGAGCTTTGCGACGCAGGCACTGACGACCGAACACGCGATCAAGAATCACAAGAAGCTTGGCATCGAAGTGCATGACGTGCCGGCGGCGATCGAGGACTACGTTTCAACCTTGAAGCTCAAAACGATGGGCGTAAAGATTGACAAATTGACTCCCGAGCAGAAGAAGTATCTGGCTGCATGGGAGATGGGCACCTGA
- a CDS encoding methionine adenosyltransferase: MSTFVFSSESVSEGHPDKIADQISDAVLDAILKDDSMARVACETFVTTGMALVGGEITTHTYVDIPALVRSVIKDIGYTNAAFGFDYETCAVMTTIDKQSPDISQAVDADGAGDQGMMFGYATTETPEMMPLPIVLSHKLVHELANMRRAGKLGYLRPDAKSQVSVRYVDNKATEITAVVVSTQHDPSADQKTIEADLKRELLPKVLGNYKLAADCKIYINPSGRFVVGGPQGDAGLTGRKIIVDTYGGWAPHGGGAFSGKDPTKVDRSGAYAARWIAKNIVAAGLAERCMIQLAYAIGVAQPVSLMVNTYGTGKAADEEIEQKIRKNFDLSVRGIITALDLRRPIYRKTAAYGHFGRSEETFTWEKTDKVNSLA; this comes from the coding sequence ATGAGCACCTTTGTCTTTTCCAGCGAGTCGGTCAGCGAGGGACATCCCGACAAGATAGCGGATCAAATCTCCGATGCCGTGCTTGACGCCATATTAAAGGATGATTCAATGGCGAGAGTGGCATGCGAGACGTTTGTCACGACTGGCATGGCCCTTGTCGGCGGCGAGATAACGACACATACGTACGTTGATATTCCGGCGCTGGTTCGCAGCGTCATCAAGGACATCGGTTACACGAACGCGGCATTCGGTTTCGACTATGAGACGTGCGCGGTCATGACGACGATTGACAAGCAGAGCCCGGATATTTCGCAGGCGGTGGACGCGGACGGCGCAGGTGACCAGGGGATGATGTTCGGCTATGCCACGACTGAAACTCCGGAGATGATGCCGCTGCCTATCGTGCTGTCGCATAAGCTTGTGCATGAACTTGCCAACATGCGCAGGGCGGGCAAGCTTGGCTACCTCAGACCTGACGCGAAGTCGCAGGTTTCGGTCAGATACGTTGACAACAAGGCGACCGAGATTACTGCGGTTGTAGTATCTACACAGCATGATCCGAGCGCAGACCAGAAGACCATCGAAGCGGATTTGAAGCGGGAGTTGCTGCCGAAGGTGCTTGGAAACTACAAGCTGGCAGCGGACTGCAAGATTTACATCAATCCGTCAGGCCGTTTTGTTGTAGGCGGGCCGCAGGGTGACGCCGGGTTGACCGGCCGGAAGATTATTGTGGATACTTACGGCGGGTGGGCTCCTCACGGCGGCGGCGCATTTTCGGGCAAGGATCCGACGAAAGTAGACCGCAGCGGAGCATACGCCGCACGCTGGATAGCGAAGAACATAGTTGCGGCGGGATTAGCCGAGCGGTGCATGATTCAGCTTGCGTACGCGATCGGCGTCGCGCAGCCGGTGTCGTTGATGGTGAATACGTACGGTACGGGGAAGGCGGCGGACGAGGAAATCGAGCAGAAGATTCGCAAGAATTTTGATCTTTCGGTGCGCGGCATTATCACAGCGCTGGATTTGCGCCGCCCGATTTACCGCAAGACGGCGGCATACGGACATTTTGGCCGCAGCGAAGAGACGTTTACTTGGGAAAAGACAGACAAAGTGAATTCATTAGCATAA
- a CDS encoding NTP transferase domain-containing protein, with amino-acid sequence MKAIIPVAGVGSRLRPHTFTRPKVLLNVAGKPILGHILDHLIASGIDQVTLVVGAMGDLIERYVRDNYSIPSEFVVQQEARGLAHAVHLGLTEHDREVLVILGDTIFEIDLSAVLSNSLTSAIGVKTVEDPRRFGVVETRDEMVSRLVEKPENPRSNLVIVGIYLIRQAQELKQSIETLFERNLTTRGEYQLTDALQLMVEREVPISTFAVDNWFDCGKPETLLETNRRLLDRLNGNHVETRDGVVIIPPVFIHPEAHIERAIVGPHATVGQGAEIRNAMVRDAILGDGSRVEDALVTGSLVGNNAVVKGSFHRYNLGDSSAIIEGPGEGDEL; translated from the coding sequence GTGAAAGCAATAATTCCGGTCGCGGGAGTAGGTTCCCGCCTTCGGCCCCACACATTTACCCGGCCCAAAGTACTCCTCAATGTGGCCGGGAAACCTATTCTCGGACACATACTTGATCATTTAATCGCCTCGGGCATAGACCAAGTCACTTTAGTGGTTGGTGCAATGGGCGACTTGATCGAGCGCTACGTCCGCGACAACTACTCCATTCCATCAGAGTTTGTGGTTCAGCAAGAAGCGCGGGGTCTTGCGCATGCGGTGCATCTGGGACTCACTGAGCACGACCGTGAAGTGCTGGTCATTCTGGGAGACACGATATTCGAGATTGACCTTAGTGCCGTGTTGAGTAACAGCCTCACAAGCGCGATCGGAGTAAAGACCGTTGAGGATCCGCGGCGCTTCGGTGTCGTCGAAACCCGTGACGAGATGGTATCGCGACTGGTGGAGAAGCCTGAGAATCCGCGTTCAAATCTTGTGATCGTCGGTATCTATTTGATTCGGCAGGCGCAGGAGCTGAAGCAGTCTATTGAGACTTTGTTTGAACGGAACTTAACGACGCGGGGCGAGTATCAACTCACGGACGCATTGCAGTTGATGGTGGAGCGCGAAGTTCCCATCTCCACCTTTGCGGTTGACAATTGGTTTGACTGCGGGAAACCGGAGACCCTTTTGGAAACGAACCGGCGTTTGCTCGACCGTCTGAACGGCAATCATGTGGAAACACGCGACGGAGTCGTAATTATTCCGCCGGTATTCATTCATCCGGAGGCGCACATCGAGCGAGCGATTGTCGGTCCTCATGCGACTGTCGGTCAGGGGGCGGAGATCAGAAATGCGATGGTCAGGGATGCGATTCTTGGGGACGGATCGCGGGTCGAAGACGCGCTTGTCACGGGCAGTTTAGTAGGGAACAACGCGGTGGTGAAGGGGAGTTTTCACCGATACAACCTGGGGGACTCGAGTGCGATCATCGAAGGGCCTGGCGAAGGCGACGAGTTATAG
- the ptsP gene encoding phosphoenolpyruvate--protein phosphotransferase yields MASTVKKEQILRGIPASPGIAIGLVHRMVYDEPDVMPRKLAPSEVPNELARFDRALDETRAAIERSRERALDVAGVAVGKIFDAHLLILADEIFHDQVRARITREQFDAEYIVHDSFGQMIEVISKTTGEVFRERAMDLRDVKTRLLRYLRGEGDIIPDHPTHEIILVAEDLTPTQALNLDRELVHGIATDIGGLTSHTAILARSLDIPTIVGIGDVSSKVQDGDNIILNGNSGKVILHPTQASFVEYKEKRERFRSFQRYLEDIKDQPAMTLDGREIHLWGNIELPREAESVLSHGGTGVGLFRSEFLFLTRETTPTEDEQFGMYDRAAEIMAPHPVVIRTFDLGGDKYHAGINIHNEKNPFLGYRAIRVSLSRRDLFRAQLRAILRASARGNVRVMFPFVSGFEEIREAKAVLEEAKQELNQRKLAFDPNIPVGIMVEIPSAAIMADRLAEECNFFSIGTNDLIQYTTATDRANEQVASYYRSYHPAVLHLIETTVKAGERRGVHVGICGELGGSPAATPLLVGMGMQEISMTSAMIPEIKKIIRSMTYDECRRITRKALKMDTSQEIMTYMRGELKKRFADLPIWFS; encoded by the coding sequence GTGGCAAGCACGGTGAAGAAGGAGCAGATACTTCGCGGGATTCCGGCATCGCCGGGGATCGCGATTGGTCTAGTGCACCGGATGGTGTACGACGAGCCGGACGTCATGCCGCGCAAGCTTGCTCCGTCCGAAGTTCCGAACGAGCTGGCTCGATTTGACCGTGCTCTTGACGAGACTCGCGCGGCGATTGAACGTTCACGGGAACGAGCGCTGGATGTGGCCGGAGTCGCCGTGGGCAAGATATTCGACGCGCATTTGCTGATTTTAGCGGACGAGATATTCCATGATCAAGTTCGCGCACGCATTACCCGCGAGCAGTTCGACGCGGAATACATCGTTCACGATTCGTTCGGCCAGATGATTGAAGTCATCAGCAAAACCACCGGGGAAGTGTTTCGTGAGCGGGCAATGGACCTGCGCGACGTAAAGACGCGGCTTCTGCGATACTTGCGGGGCGAGGGGGATATTATTCCGGATCATCCGACGCATGAAATCATTCTGGTAGCGGAGGATTTGACACCGACTCAGGCGTTGAATCTGGACAGGGAATTGGTGCACGGAATCGCGACGGATATCGGCGGCTTGACGTCGCACACGGCGATTTTGGCGCGCAGTCTGGACATTCCGACGATCGTTGGAATCGGAGATGTCTCCAGCAAGGTTCAGGACGGAGATAACATCATCCTGAATGGAAACAGCGGCAAGGTGATATTGCATCCAACGCAGGCGTCGTTTGTGGAGTACAAAGAGAAGCGTGAGCGGTTCCGGAGTTTTCAGCGGTATCTTGAGGACATCAAGGATCAGCCTGCGATGACTTTGGACGGCAGGGAGATTCATCTTTGGGGCAACATCGAGCTTCCGCGCGAAGCGGAGTCGGTGCTGTCGCACGGCGGAACGGGGGTAGGGTTATTTCGGAGCGAATTTCTGTTTTTGACCCGTGAAACGACTCCGACAGAGGACGAGCAGTTCGGTATGTATGATCGAGCGGCGGAGATTATGGCACCTCATCCGGTTGTGATTCGCACGTTTGATTTGGGCGGGGACAAGTATCACGCAGGAATCAACATACACAACGAGAAGAATCCGTTTTTGGGATACAGAGCGATTCGGGTGTCGCTATCGAGACGTGATTTATTCAGAGCGCAGCTGCGCGCGATACTGCGGGCGTCGGCGCGGGGCAACGTGCGTGTGATGTTCCCGTTCGTGTCCGGTTTCGAGGAGATTCGCGAAGCCAAGGCGGTATTGGAAGAGGCGAAGCAGGAGCTGAACCAGCGCAAGCTTGCGTTCGACCCCAACATACCTGTCGGGATCATGGTGGAAATACCTTCGGCGGCAATTATGGCGGACAGGCTGGCCGAAGAGTGTAATTTCTTTTCGATTGGCACCAATGATTTGATTCAATACACGACGGCGACCGACCGCGCCAACGAACAGGTTGCATCGTACTATCGCAGCTATCATCCGGCAGTACTGCATTTGATCGAGACGACGGTGAAGGCCGGTGAACGACGAGGAGTGCATGTGGGAATCTGCGGCGAGCTGGGCGGAAGTCCGGCTGCGACACCGCTTTTGGTGGGAATGGGGATGCAGGAGATCTCGATGACATCCGCGATGATTCCAGAGATCAAGAAGATTATCCGCAGCATGACGTACGACGAGTGCCGTCGCATAACGCGCAAAGCGCTCAAGATGGACACTTCGCAAGAGATCATGACCTACATGCGGGGAGAACTGAAAAAGAGGTTTGCGGATTTGCCGATCTGGTTCAGTTAG
- a CDS encoding HPr family phosphocarrier protein, with protein sequence MIQKEVTLLNRLGLHIRPAAQLTKIAEKYKSDVYLLKDGMRVNGKSIMGVMMLAAGRGSTLILECVGEDEQQLLNELVELFENKFYEE encoded by the coding sequence GTGATCCAAAAAGAAGTCACTCTGCTGAACCGATTGGGACTTCACATTCGTCCCGCCGCTCAATTGACCAAGATTGCCGAGAAGTACAAGTCGGATGTCTATCTTTTGAAAGACGGGATGCGTGTGAACGGCAAGAGCATCATGGGAGTGATGATGCTTGCAGCGGGCAGGGGGAGCACCTTGATTCTCGAATGCGTGGGCGAGGACGAGCAGCAGCTCTTGAATGAACTGGTGGAGTTGTTTGAGAACAAATTTTACGAGGAGTAA
- a CDS encoding PTS system mannose/fructose/sorbose family transporter subunit IID: MSQQNPGRTKILLRSLGLQLFLNYKTMQGPGYLLALRGEGRKLDEQATRTAASFINGHPAFSGIALGALSKRLREPVDDQKAKELMEWKRSLSTPLGAIGDSLIWERYKPGLLAVLVLLMLIPTNNWMTNWVWGAASVLAIYNLSLWWFRNWGFSHGFALGERVSELALHSALPAIQKFMRGFGIAAAGAVIGATLSRITGDSGVSLLQYIAGFIVMVGAVYMRFSTLTVAFVTVLCSFAIYYFTISTPLLP; encoded by the coding sequence ATGAGCCAACAGAATCCGGGCAGAACGAAGATTTTGCTGCGCTCGCTTGGTTTGCAGCTGTTTTTGAACTACAAGACAATGCAGGGACCGGGCTATTTGCTTGCTTTGCGCGGTGAGGGACGGAAGCTTGACGAACAGGCGACACGAACCGCAGCGAGTTTTATCAACGGCCATCCGGCATTTTCAGGTATTGCTCTTGGAGCCTTGTCGAAACGCCTGCGTGAGCCGGTTGACGATCAGAAAGCCAAGGAGTTGATGGAGTGGAAACGCAGTTTGTCAACGCCGCTTGGAGCAATCGGCGATTCGTTAATCTGGGAGCGATACAAACCCGGCTTGCTTGCGGTGCTGGTCTTGCTCATGCTCATCCCAACGAATAACTGGATGACAAACTGGGTGTGGGGCGCGGCGTCCGTGCTGGCGATTTACAATTTGAGTTTGTGGTGGTTTCGGAACTGGGGATTCTCGCACGGCTTTGCGCTGGGCGAGCGCGTGAGCGAACTTGCCCTCCACTCCGCCCTGCCGGCAATTCAGAAGTTTATGCGTGGATTCGGAATCGCGGCGGCAGGTGCCGTGATCGGTGCCACACTGTCGAGAATCACTGGAGACAGCGGCGTATCGCTGCTGCAGTACATCGCCGGATTCATCGTCATGGTTGGCGCAGTCTATATGCGCTTCAGCACTTTGACGGTCGCATTTGTGACCGTGCTTTGTTCGTTTGCAATTTATTATTTCACGATATCAACACCACTACTGCCGTGA
- a CDS encoding PTS sugar transporter subunit IIC has product MWLAALAGTVVYLDTSVLGQTLLGQPIVACVLYGLLVDRPEIGLFFGVLFELLWLANLQIGAAKFSEGSIGAIIATATAARVAPSELTGEPAWIVLLLATAIGLIFAHAGRELAPFVRKRMNRIAENFVSACARGDSGVKWTLAALGTHIGAGFLFTLAGVISGHYVLMLYFGKFYALGPGEQVVRATDALCSGIWPGLLGAGSAAAMIQLVSRRDWVWALAVGAGSTWVLL; this is encoded by the coding sequence ATGTGGCTGGCTGCACTCGCGGGAACGGTGGTTTATCTGGATACGTCTGTTTTAGGACAGACGTTATTGGGACAGCCGATCGTCGCGTGTGTGCTGTACGGACTTCTGGTGGACAGACCGGAGATAGGGCTGTTCTTCGGAGTGCTGTTTGAACTTTTGTGGCTTGCGAATTTACAGATCGGCGCCGCGAAGTTTTCCGAGGGCAGCATCGGCGCTATCATTGCCACAGCTACGGCGGCGCGAGTGGCTCCGTCTGAGTTGACCGGAGAACCGGCGTGGATTGTACTGTTGCTTGCGACGGCAATCGGATTGATTTTCGCTCATGCCGGACGTGAGCTTGCACCGTTCGTGCGCAAGCGGATGAACAGGATAGCGGAGAATTTTGTGAGCGCGTGCGCGCGAGGGGACTCGGGTGTGAAGTGGACGCTGGCGGCACTTGGGACGCATATCGGCGCGGGATTTCTGTTCACCCTTGCCGGTGTCATAAGCGGTCACTACGTACTCATGCTGTACTTCGGCAAGTTTTACGCGTTGGGACCGGGTGAGCAGGTCGTTCGAGCGACGGACGCGCTGTGTTCAGGAATCTGGCCGGGACTTCTGGGAGCGGGCAGCGCAGCGGCGATGATACAGCTTGTGTCGCGCAGGGACTGGGTGTGGGCATTGGCGGTCGGAGCGGGAAGCACGTGGGTGCTGTTATGA